In Manis pentadactyla isolate mManPen7 chromosome 3, mManPen7.hap1, whole genome shotgun sequence, a single window of DNA contains:
- the LOC118932202 gene encoding LOW QUALITY PROTEIN: leucine-rich repeat and coiled-coil domain-containing protein 1-like (The sequence of the model RefSeq protein was modified relative to this genomic sequence to represent the inferred CDS: inserted 2 bases in 1 codon) produces the protein MKQPFFKELYVRSPLANCNILEESEEQKTEIIKVNNSSSEDTTYRTLVEQLDQEREKRWKAEQSEKKLMDYIDKLHKHTYEKKDIHSLAVVSIDRLKEIIFFKERNSKVQLEVMVHKLQNEIKKLTIELIKASDEQEDHISHLQTLEKALEKMERQKGQQQAAQMRLIQEVELKAAAADAEINLLKTSLYEEKEQVQQLHEQLALKEQEHRKEIERKGFFSDAEFQEALAKEIAKQERKNEQDIKEYQEKIDALNQQLMDLENEFRFALTIEARRFKDVKDGFENVATELAKSKHALTSAQQKENESSSLIKDLTCMVKEQKTKLAQVSKLKQKTAANLQHQINTLEILIEDDKQKSIQIELLKHEKVQLISELAAKESLIYGLRTERKVLGLELAQQGSSIAQNRGQLEAQIESLRKENESLRKASERDNDTLRIKCKIIEDQTETIGKLRVCXREREEQIKILQEKITEIQKCTQEQLDEKSLQLGDIIEKLERHSERREKLKQQLKVKELELEEIRKAYSTLNQKWHDKGELLCHLEMQVKEVKEKFENKERKLKAERDKSIELQKDAMEKLHSMEDAFKKQVDAIIEAHQVEIIHLANDKQKCIDSANLKVYQVEEEMRGLLEETCKNKKAMEEKIKQLAFALSEIQQEM, from the exons ATGAAACAACCTTTCTTCAAAGAATTGTATGTAAGATCACCTTTAGCAAACTGTAATATATTAGAAGAATCAGAAGAGCAGAAGACTGAAATAATTAAAGTAAACAACAGTAGCTCAGAAGACACCACTTACCGGACACTTGTTGAACAACTAGaccaagagagagagaagagatggaaagctgaacaatctgaaaagaaaCTTATGGATTATATCGATAAACTGCATAAACATACATATGAGAAAAAAGATATTCACAGTCTGGCTGTAGTTTCCATAGATAGgctaaaggaaattattttttttaaagagagaaattcGAAAGTACAACTGGAAGTTATGGTTCACAaacttcaaaatgaaataaaaaaactaacTATTGAATTAATTAAAGCAAGTGATGAGCAAGAGGATCACATTAGTCACTTACAAACTCTAGAAAAAGCATTAGAAAAAATGGAGAGGCAAAAAGGGCAACAGCAAGCAGCACAGATGCGACTTATTCAAGAGGTGGAACTCAAAGCTGCCGCTGCTGATGCAGAAATAAACTTACTTAAAACTTCCCTTTATGAAGAAAAGGAACAAGTACAACAGCTTCATGAACAACTTGCATTGAAGGAACAAGAAcacaggaaagaaattgaaagaaAGGGGTTTTTTAGTGATGCTGAGTTCCAGGAAGCCTTAGCTAAAGAAATAGCTAAACAAGAGCGAAAGAATGAGCAAGATATAAAAGAATATCAAGAAAAAATTGATGCATTAAACCAACAGCTTATGGATTTAGAAAATGAGTTCCGTTTTGCTTTAACCATTGAAGCCAGAAGATTTAAAGATGTTAAAGATGGTTTTGAAAATGTTGCAACTGAGTTAGCAAAGAGCAAGCATGCTCTTACTTCagctcaacaaaaagaaaatgagtctTCTTCTTTAATTAAAGATCTGACCTGTatggtgaaggaacaaaaaacaaaacttgcACAAGTTTCCAAATTGAAacagaaaacagcagcaaatttACAGCATCAAATCAATACCCTTGAAATTTTGATCGAAGATGACAAGCAGAAGAGTATTCAAATAGAACTGCTCAAGCATGAAAAAGTCCAGCTTATTTCTGAGCTAGCAGCCAAGGAATCACTAATTTATGGtttaagaacagaaagaaaagtatTGGGACTTGAGCTGGCACAACAGGGATCTTCAATAGCCCAAAACCGTGGGCAACTAGAGGCTCAAATTGAAAGTTTACGCAAAGAGAATGAGTCTCTGAGAAAGGCAAGTGAACGTGATAATGATACATTAAGAATTAAGTGCAAAATTATAGAAGACCAAACAGAAACAATTGGAAAATTAAGAGTCTG ACGGGAAAGAGAGGAACAAATCAAAATATTACAAGAAAAGATCactgaaatacaaaaatgtaCTCAAGAACAACTTGATGAAAAATCCTTACAACTGGGTGACATAATTGAAAAACTAGAAAGACAcagtgaaagaagagaaaaactaaAACAGCAATTGAAAGTAAAGGAATTAGAACTTGAAGAAATTAGAAAAGCTTACAGTACACTTAATCAGAAGTGGCACGATAAAGGAGAACTTCTATGTCATCTTGAAATGCAagtaaaagaagtgaaagaaaaatttgaaaacaaggAAAGGAAACTTAAGGCCGAAAGAGACAAAAGTATTGAATTACAAAAGGATGCAATGGAAAAGCTTCATAGTATGGAAGATGCCTTTAAAAAACAAGTTGATGCAATTATTGAGGCTCATCAAGTTGAAATAATACATCTGGCAAATGATAAGCAGAAATGTATTGATTCTGCAAATTTAAAGGTATATCAAGTTGAAGAAGAAATGCGTGGTCTTCTGGAAGAAACATGTAAGAACAAAAAAGCAATGGAAGAAAAAATTAAGCAACTTGCTTTTGCTTTAAGTGAAATTCAGCAAGAAATGTGA